A genomic region of bacterium contains the following coding sequences:
- a CDS encoding zinc ribbon domain-containing protein: MITYAYRCDACGHLFEARQRMTDEALRECPLVRRSREEGNHGRPRHARRSPRQDLGLLHERRWLRNPALAGARGRAPFFAGALLGSPGA; this comes from the coding sequence ATGATCACCTACGCGTACAGGTGCGACGCCTGCGGCCACCTCTTCGAGGCCCGTCAGCGGATGACCGACGAGGCGCTGCGGGAGTGCCCCCTAGTGCGGAGGTCCCGTGAAGAGGGTAATCACGGGCGACCTCGGCACGCTCGACGTAGCCCACGACAGGACCTCGGCTTGCTCCACGAGCGGCGGTGGTTGAGGAATCCAGCGCTAGCGGGAGCCCGGGGCCGGGCTCCTTTTTTCGCCGGGGCGTTACTCGGTTCGCCGGGGGCG